In Entelurus aequoreus isolate RoL-2023_Sb linkage group LG13, RoL_Eaeq_v1.1, whole genome shotgun sequence, a genomic segment contains:
- the LOC133663761 gene encoding syntaxin-19-like: MKDRLKDLRERTQELPDSASASSTSEEEGHHDDSVAVEAITPQAVLFEEEPVIGNFLSQVQLIRNDISTLETEVLKFNQQQKMLVATMRRFSIIKKESSITRDIKLRAESLHRRLDTLSKQVQKTEEEQGPTAVTTRIQRSQHTAMYSKFQQVMRQYNEGLLTKQDRCKHFIIRQLEVSGRDVTEGDVNDMVATGQWEVFNENLLNDARITRSQLSEIEQRHKELLSLESNMMELRDLFMDIFMFVEEQGAYIEHIQTNVEQTQDYVAASNEKFKLAARYKKKNPLRQICCCCCPPWKCCV, translated from the exons ATGAAGGACCGCCTAAAAGACCTACGGGAGCGGACTCAGGAGTTGCCTGACTCAGCAAGTGCGAGTTCCACATCCGAGGAGGAGGGTCACCATGACGACTCGGTGGCGGTGGAGGCCATCACGCCGCAGGCTGTTCTGTTTGAGGAGGAACCCGTCATTGGCAACTTCCTGTCCCAAGTTCAGCTAATCCGAAATGATATCAGCACCCTGGAGACGGAG GTTCTCAAGTTCAACCAGCAGCAGAAGATGTTGGTTGCAACCATGCGGCGTTTTAGCATCATAAAGAAGGAAAGCAGCATTACGAGGGACATCAAGCTCCGAGCTGAGAGTCTTCACCGACGTCTGGACACTCTTTCTAAACAAGTCCAAAAAACCGAAGAGGAACAGGGACCCACGGCCGTCACCACGAGAATACAACGTTCCCAGCACACCGCCATGTACTCCAAATTCCAGCAG GTGATGCGGCAGTATAACGAAGGGTTGTTGACCAAGCAGGACCGCTGTAAGCACTTCATCATCCGGCAGCTGGAGGTCTCGGGAAGGGACGTGACCGAAGGGGACGTGAACGACATGGTGGCCACGGGGCAATGGGAGGTCTTCAACGAGAACCTGCTGAACGACGCCAGGATCACTCGCTCCCAACTCTCTGAGATCGAACAGCGGCACAAG GAGTTGTTGAGCCTCGAGAGCAACATGATGGAGCTGAGGGACCTCTTCATGGACATCTTCATGTTTGTAGAGGAACAAGGCGCCTACATCGAGCACATTCAGACCAACGTGGAACAGACCCAGGATTACGTGGCGGCGTCCAACGAGAAGTTCAAGTTGGCCGCCAGGTACAAGAAGAAGAACCCTCTCCGTCAGATCTGCTGCTGTTGTTGCCCTCCCTGGAAATGCTGCGTGTGA